The DNA sequence GCAAACTGGTACCGGGCAAACAAACGGGACCTGCCCTGGAGGGAGACGAAGGACCCCTACCTGATATGGCTGTCGGAAATAATACTGCAGCAGACAAGAGTAGAGCAGGGCCTCCCTTATTATTATCGTTTTGCCGAAAGGTTTCCTACTGTCGCTGACCTTGCAGATGCGGACGAAGACCAGGTGATGAAACTATGGCAGGGCCTGGGATATTATTCGCGCGCCCGTAATATGCATGCTACCGCTAAAACGGTATATCAACAGCGGGGCCGGGCCTTCCCCTCTTCTTACTCCGAGCTGATCCGCCTGAAAGGAATCGGGGAGTATACCGCTTCTGCCATTTCTTCATTTGCGGCGAATGAGGCCAGGGCAGTAGTTGACGGAAACGTATACCGCCTCCTTTCCCGGTATTCCGGCGCCGGCATCCCCATTGACACAACTGCAGGGAAAAAATATTTTTCCGCCCTCGCCGCGGATCTCCTGGACAAAGATGATCCGGGCGTACATAACCAGGCCGTTATGGAGTTCGGCGCCAGGCAATGCCGCCCTGCCAGGCCCTTCTGTTCTGCATGCCCCCTCGCTTCCGGTTGTGCGGCCCTGAAGGAAGGGAAGGTTGGCCTGCTGCCGGTAAAGTCAAAACGGCCGCGCACCCGGGAAAGATATTTCAATTACCTGATGATCCGGGACAAGGGACAGATCTGGCTGAACAAGCGGGGCAGCGGAGATATCTGGCAAAGCTTGTATGACTTTCCACTTGTTGAAACACCGGCCCCGGTGGACGAGGCCGGCTTATTTCAGCTGGAGGATTTCCGGAAAATTTTGAAAGACAGGGAATATTTAGTAATATCAGTTTCTCAAACGCTTAAGCATGTGCTGTCGCACCAGGTGATACATGCCCGCTTCTGGGAGCTGGAATTAAAAGGGTACCTAAAGCCGGAAAGTAAGTATATTACCGTGGAAGAGAAGGAAATGGAAGCCTATGCGTTCCCTAAATTAATTACAAACTATCTGGAAAATAATCTATAAATTGTATTTCATCTAATCTTTTTTTTATGTCAGGCATCAATAAAGTAATTTTAGTAGGCCACTTGGGCAAGGATCCCGAGATCAGGCACATGGAAGGCGGCGTTTCAAAAGCATCTTTTCCTCTGGCTACCTCTGAATTTTATACCAAAGACGGACAAAGAGTCGAACAAACCGAATGGCATAATATTGTAGTATGGCGCGGACTTGCGGACATTGCCGAAAAATATCTTCACAAAGGCAAGCTGGTTTACGTGGAGGGAAAACTCCGCACACGCTCCTGGGACGATAAGGAAGGAAACAAGCGTTACATGACCGAAGTAGTAGCCGATAACTTTACCATGCTGGGAAGACGCAGCGACCACGAAAACCAGGGCGGCAACGAAAGCTACGGCGGTGGCAACACAAACCGCGGAGGCTCCGGTAATTCCCGGGACGCCGCCGGGGGCTCCGAAGGCCTCAATGTAAGGGCCGACGACAATCCCGAGGACGATCTTCCATTCTAGTGTGGGGAATACTAAATTAATTTACTCCAAACCATCGGCTTCCGCATCAAGATGGTTTTCCCCGCGTGCATCGCCGGATTTACTTTGCCCGGTCTCGCTCAGGCTGATTTTCGGGGCCCCGATTGCTTTCGCAATCGCCCGAAAATCAAAAGTTGCTCGCTGCGGGCAAAGCAAACTCCCGCTGGCCGGCGCACATGGTGAGCGCTCTTGATACCAATATTAATACCAGATACAGGCGGGTGGGGCTAACAGGCTTTTGGCAGGTGCGCAGCGCCTGGGATCCTAAAAATCAGCCTGAGCGAGACCGGGCATGCCGAAACCACACGGGCGCGCCGGTCAAAGCAAATCCGGCAATGCGCGAGGTCATCACGGCGCCGCGATGCGTGCGGCCATCATGCGCCGTGACGCGTTATTTAACGTTGATCTGCAGCTCGTCCAGTTGTTCTTTGGAAATGCGCGAGGGAGAATCAATCATTACGTCGCGGCCGGAATTATTTTTGGGGAAGGCGATCACGTCGCGGATAGAGTCCAGGCCGGAAAAGATCGCGCAAAGGCGGTCGAATCCGAAGGCAATGCCGCCATGAGGGGGAGCGCCGAACTCGAAAGCGTCCATCAGGAAGCCGAATTGGGACTGGGCGTCTTCCGGGCTGAAGCCCAGTACGTTGAACATCTTTTGCTGCAGGGTTTTGTCATGGATCCTGATAGAACCTCCGCCTACTTCATTGCCGTTAATTACCATATCATAGGCATTGGCGCGGACGCGGCCCGGGTCGCTTTCCAGTAAATGGATGTCCCCGGGTACAGGCGAGGTAAAGGGATGGTGCATGGCGTGCCAGCGGGCGGTTTCTTCGTCCCATTCCAGCAGGGGGAAGTCTACCACCCAAAGCGCCTGGAAAGTATCTTTGGGACGCAGCCCCAGGCGGTTGCCCATTTCAAGGCGGAGTTCAGAAAGCGCTTTCCGGGTTTTGGCGGGCTCGCCGGCAAGCACAAGCATCAGATCGCCTTCACGCGCCCCGAAAGCCTGCACCCATTTCTGCAGGTCGTTTTCATCGTAAAACTTATCGACAGACGATTTTACCGTGCCGTCATTATTATAACGGGCGTAGACAAGGCCTGTAGCTCCTATCTGCGGGCGTTTTACCCATTCGGTAAGCTCGTCCAGCTGTTTGCGGGTATAACCGGCAGCGCCTTCCACGCAAATACCAGCTACCAGTCCTGCATCATCGAATACCTTGAACCCTTTTCCGCCGGTAAGGTCTGTTTCGCCCAAAGTGCTTTTCAGCTCTGTGAAAGTCATTCCGAAGCGGGTATCGGGTTTGTCGTTGCCATATTTCCGCATAGCATCGGCATAAGATATATGAGGCAGATGGCCAATGTCGCGGCCTTTTATTTCCCTGAAAAGATGGTTGATCAGCCCTTCGAACGTTTGAAGTATGTCATCCCGCGTAACGAAGGACATTTCACAATCAATCTGGGTGAATTCTGGCTGCCTGTCGGCCCGCAGGTCCTCGTCGCGGAAGCATTTTACAATCTGGAAGTAACGGTCCATGCCCGATACCATGAGCAGCTGCTTGAATGTTTGCGGAGATTGGGGCAAGGCATAGAACTCGCCCGGATTCATCCGGCTCGGCACGACGAAATCCCTGGCTCCTTCCGGGGTAGATTTGATCAGTACCGGCGTTTCCACTTCAATGAAGTCCTGGCGGTCCAGGTAACGGCGGGTTTCCGCTGCCAGTTTATGCCTGATCTCCAGGTTTTTACGGACAATTCCCCTCCTCAGGTCAAGATAACGGTATTTTGCCCTAAGGTCTTCGCCGCCGTCGGTTTCGTCTTCAATTATAAAAGGCGGAACCTTTGAAACGTTCAGTACTTCCAGTTCGCTTGCCTTTATTTCAATATCGCCCGTAGGCATTTTCGGGTTCTTATTGCTTCGTTCAACAACCGTTCCGCGGGCCTTAATTACAAACTCCCGGCCTAACTCCCTTGCGCGGGAGCAAAGTTCCGGGTTGTCTTCCATATTAAATACCAGTTGTGTGAGGCCGTAGCGGTCACGAAGGTCAATGAAAGTCATTCCCCCAAGATCGCGGGAACGCTGCACCCAGCCACAAAGAGTTACATCCGTATTAAGGTTTTCGAGGTTGAGTTCGCCGCAGGTATGGGTACGTAGCATATATAAGGGAATTTGAAAATTGTTGCAAAAGTATCAAAAAAAAAATTCATCAGGTGCAACGTTTTCCAGGCTCGCGTTGTCTTTATAACAGTTAACCGATAAAGAAAACAGCGAGCATTGGAAAAAACCACGCCCGGGTACTACGATGAACTTGTGGAAGGATGCCTGAAGGGAGACCGGAAGGCACAGCACCGCTTTTACCGGAAATACGCCCGCAGCATGTATAATGTATGCCTGCGCATCGTAGATCACAGCGGTGAGGCGGAAGATATTCTCCAGGAATCTTTCATTGATGCCTTTGACCGGCTGAAAGAATTCCGGATGGAGGCAAGCGTGGGATCCTGGCTGAAAAGGATCGTTATCAATAATTCGGTCAACTGGTTAAGAAGAAGGAGGATCAACTGGGTGGATATAGACGGGGAAGAGCTTGAAATTGAAGAACAGGAACAGGACTGGGATGAGATCGACATGCAGGTGCAGGCTATAAGGGAAGGGATCCGGAAACTGTCGGACGGTTACAGGGTCGTATTGTCCCTCTACCTGCTGGAAGGATACGATCATGAAGAGATAGGCAGTATACTGCATATTAATGAAGCAAGCTCCCGGTCGCAGTACCTGAGAGCAAAACGAAAATTATTGGAAATTCTTAAATGCAGGCAATATGAACGACAGGCTTAGGCATTTTATTGATAATCACCGCGGGGAATTTGACGTACATGAACCGCCTCAGCGGGTTTGGAAAAATATTGAAAAGGAGTTTTTCCCCCGGCAGCGGTTTTTTTCGCCTTTTTTTTCCGTCCTGAAGGTAGCGGCGGTAATCGCGGTATTGCTGACAGTAAGTTTCCTGGCGGTCCGTCAGCTGATGAGACTGGTGGAGCCTGAGGAACGCATAGTAAATAATATTAACCCCTCCGCCGCGAGGCAGCAGGCACAGTACATTTCGCTGATAGAAACCAAGCGTTCGGAGTTAAGGCAGCTTCAGCAGAGCGAACCGGAACTATATGCTGAGTTCGCTGAAGAAATTGAAAGCCTGGAAACAGGTTATGCCAGCCTGAAATCCCAACTCACGGCAGCTCCCGACCAGGCCCTGGTACTGGAAGCGATGATCCAGAACCTGCGGTACCAGATAGAACTGTTGAACCGGCAGCTGGAAATTATTCAGAAGATAAACGAGGCAAAAAAGGAAAGAGGTTATGAAGAATCTTCCGCGAATATTTAAGGGATCTGTTTTACTGGCTGCCATCTTGCTTGCCGGAGCGCCTCTTGCGCTTGCCCAGTCCAAGAAGTTCAGTAAAACTTACCCGGCTTCTTCCGGCGCCTCGCTTTCCATTAACAACCAGTTCGGAAATGTGATCATACACACCTGGAATAAGAACGAGGTGCAGGCGGATGTCAGTGTGGTGGTGAACCATGGGAACGAGCGAAAAGCGCAGGAACTCCTGGATGCTATTAATATCAGTTCAGCCATGCAGGGGAATGAGATAAGCTTCAAAACTTCCATTGGAAAGGATAAGCTTAATCTCAAGGGAAATGCTTCCATGCAGGTGAACTACGAAGTGTACCTGCCTGTTGATATCAGGCTGGATCTTGCGAACAAGTTTGGCAATACCGTCCTTCCCAACCTGAAAGGCAGTACACAGATAAAACAATCCTTCGGGAACCTGGAAACCGGTAACCTTACCGGTGAGGAAAACGAGCTGTCCGTGGAGTTTAGTGAGGGCTCTATCAAGATAGGTAACGTAAAGAACCTGGATGCGACATTTAGTTTTTCCAGCATTGCCATTGCCGGCTTAACCGGGCAAGCGGAAATTGACGTCCGGCATTGCGGGAAATTCGAACTGGGCGCGGGTTCGGGGTTGAACAGCCTGGAACTGGACGCTGAATACTCGGATGTTGATATTGAACTGGCCGAAGATCTGAGTGCGCAATTTGATGTTTCTACCAATTTTGGCAACTTCAGGTATGGCAGCAGAATACATATTGACGAACCTGAAGAAAAGGAAGAAAGCCGGGGCCCGAAATTCAATTTCAATTATACAGGGACTATCGGCAAAGGCGGGAACTGTCTCCTTTCCATCGATTCGGATTTTAGTACCATAAACTTTCGTTGAGGATTAATCACACACACACACACTTTCAGCGGATTTTTTTGATTTCTTTTCCAGCCAAGCCTTTGCGGGTTTGGCTTTTTTCATTAGTTTGGAACCAAATTTTTTAAATATGGAATGGATCGCTAACCCCGAGATATGGGTATCCCTGCTGACGCTGACAGTCCTGGAGATAGTGCTGGGAATTGATAATATTGTTTTTATTTCCATTCTGGCCGGGAAGCTCCCTAAGGACCAGCAAGCTAAGGCAAGGAACTGGGGCCTGGGGCTTGCCATGTTTACCCGCATCCTGCTGCTGTTTTCCATCACCTGGGTAATGAGCCTTACGGCGCCATTGTTCGGCGTGCTGGGACAGGAAATTTCAGGCCGGGACCTCATCCTTCTGGCTGGCGGCCTGTTCCTGATCTATAAAAGTACCGTGGAGATTCATGAGAAGCTGGAGGGAGAAGAAGGGGAGAAAGATAAGAAGGTCGCCCATTCCTTTGCAGGAGTTATCTCGCAGATCCTTCTGCTTGACATCGTCTTTTCCCTCGATTCTGTGATTACCGCCGTAGGTATGGCGGATGAATTATGGGTGATGATCACAGCAGTGGTGATAGCCGTGGGCATCATGATGTTTTCTGCCGGGCCCATCAGCCGGTTCGTGGAAAAGCATCCGACGGTGAAAATGCTGGCCCTCAGTTTCCTGGTTCTTATCGGTGTTTCACTTATCGCCGAAGGATTAGAGCAACATATTCCGAAAGGCTATATTTACTTTGCAATGGCCTTCTCCATTATGGTGGAAGTGCTGAACCTGCGGATGAAGAAAACCACGGTTAAACCCGTACAGCTGCGCGATAAATACGACAAGAGCGACCTGAACAGCTAAGTCATGGCAGAAAACAAACTCATCGAACTGCGAAAGTTCGATAACGCGGGAACTGCTCATATCATAAAAGCGCATCTCGAAAGCGCGGGTATTCATTGCATGCTGGCAGGAGAGGACTCACTTGGTTTTCAGCCAATTCTTACCTCGCCAACAGGTGGCATCCGCCTGCTTGTCCTGGAACCGGACCTGAAAAGAGCCCTGGCGGTCCTGGCCGGGGAAGACCCGGATGAAGGCGAGGATCGTGATTCCTGGGATACTGATCGTTACGAGGATCCCGATGACGCAACAGGAACTTAGTCAGCCTCCCCTTTCTTAAATTCCAGTACGGGAACGGCATTGCTAAGCAAGGTAAGCGCGCTTCCGTTTTGAGATACAACGAAATGCGTTACCTCGCTCAGCCGGCCAAGGTATTGACCTTCCAGTTCCTGGGATTGCTCGCAAAACATTTTAGTGGAACCCAGTCCTGAAAAGGAAAGCGAATCAGCGCTTAATGAATAGGTGCCAAAGAATTGGTTGCATCCAGCAAAACCGTTTGCTTTTGAACCGCTTTCCTCAAAGAGCAGCGTAGGTTCCTTCAGCGCTGAATCAATCGTTTCCTGGTTAATGGAAACCAGTTCCCAGGGAGTATTCAGCAGTTCTTTATGGCTGTAATCTTCATTGCGGCTACAGGTTTGCTGCAGTATCAGCAGCAAGCCCAGCATGCTTAATTGTAAAAAGTGCATTTGCGTAGTTTTCGAAACACACCGCAAATTCAATGCCCTTTTAGGCCTGCACTGTAACTTGCTTTTGTACCTTGTATTTCCCGGGCTCGGGCCGGAAACATTGGGTGATCCGGTTCCATGAATTGATATGAGCTATCGCCAGGGTAAGATGGCCGATTTCCTGTTTGCTGAAGTGCTGCCGCAGGCGCTGGTAAAGCTCATCGTCCACATGGGAACCTGAAAGTTCGGTAAGCCTTTCGGCGAGTTCCAGGCCAAGCGCTTCTTTCTCCGAGAAATACCCTGTTTCCTTCCATGCCGCCAGGGAATAAAGACGAAGTGGTTCTTCCCCGTGGTGAATAGCCTCTTTGAAATGCATGTCAAGGCAATAAGCGCAATGATTGATAAGTGAGATCCGGTAACGGATAAGTTCCAAAAAACGAAGTTCCAATCCACAGTTGTTAATGTACTGTTCAACTTCTGACATGGTCCGGTAAAATCCTTCCGGTAATTCCTGAAATGAGATTCGTTGCATATGTTAATCGTTTCCTGTAAGACAGGTAAGGCCGGAAATATGTGACAGGTTCTTTAATTTATCCGGGTTCCTGACGAAATAAATTGCCTGGACAACTCCCTCATTCGCATGGAAAATCTGGCAGGAAACCAATTTTGACCCTTCGAAATGCAATAAGGCAGGCTGATGGTTAATCACGGCAGGAATGACCTGGTTGTTTTTCTGATATTTCTCATAAACGCCCAGCAGGTATTTGACGGCCTTGGGCTTTCCGGTTACGGGAATGCGGTTCGCAAGTACCTTTCCGCCGCCGTCAGAAGTGATCACGATATCTTCGGAAAGCAGCGCTTCCAGTTTGTCTACTTCGCGGTTTTGAATGACGGAAAGAAACTGGTCAGGACGAAAGGCAGTGCGGGCTCTTTCTTTTTTTGCGGCCGGGCTTTTCAAACTGCTTTTGGCCCTCCGCAGCAACTGGCGCGAGCTATCGGTACTGATTTCCAATGCTTCGGCTATTTCATTATGCGTATAGTCAAAAGCTTCCCTGAGAATGAAAACAGCCCGCTCGCTTGCCGTTAACTTTTCAAGCAAAACCATTACCGAGTAGTTAAGAATATCCTTTTGCAGGAGGTGGTGGTCCGCGGACGCAGTCATTACCGGTTCCGGAAGCCAGGAGCCGCGGTAGTTTTTCCGGGCCAGTTCCTGGCGCGTTTTGGCATTAATGGCCCGGTTAATAACTGCCCGTACCAGGTAGGCTTTTTTATTGTCTATATGATCGATGGGCCTATCCAAAAGGCGGATAAGGACATCCTGGACGATGTCCCTGGCTTCTTCCCGGGAGCCAAGAATATTGTAGGCGCAGGTTTCAAGTAAAGGCTTCCACTTTTCAATCATACAGCTAAATTAACAAGCAGCCGCCTAAAAATGTGACTGGAATAAGCATAAAAATAATAACTTTGCGTCTTCGTGACGGGACTGGGTTAGCGTATTGAAAAACCATCGAAAATACCTTCATAAGCTGTATGCACTCCTGCTTCTTGCAGCGATCAGCTTCAGCGTACTGCCTGTAAAACTTATACACGGGCATGAAGGGGAACATGTGCTGCTTTCCCGCGATTTTGCTAAATCGGCGCATTTCGCTCCCGGTCACCAGGCCTTCTGCCCGGTTTGTTCCTGTATATTTACGCAGCATTACCTGCCTGCGGAAACATGGGAAAGCGTTGTATATTCTTTTCCCTGGTTCCATACAGCTCCTTTTCAACAAGTTTATTTACCGGAAACCCTGCTTTCCGTTTCTCTTCGGGGCCCTCCAGCCTGTTAAATTTCTTTTTTTAAATCCGGCAGCCTGGCTGCCTTTCCGGTTATTCTAAGAATTTAACAGCATGAAGTATATTATATGGATACTATTAAGTATCACTTGTTTTCCCTTTTCTTCCTATTCGCAGGCCGTACTCTCCGGCAAGGTATTGGAGGCTGGTTCCGGCAGACCGCTTCCCGGCGCCAGCATATCAATTCCCGATCTTGCCCGGCAAACGCTGTCGGACGAGCAAGGCCTTTTCACCCTTAGGAATCTGCCCGAAGGGAAGTTCACTGTGCAGGTGAGTTTCCTTGGGTATAAAACCTATGCTGAACGGGTGATCCTCAAAGATTTTACAGAAAAAACCTTTTCCCTGCATGTTTCGCTACTTGAAATGAGGGAGGTGGTGGTTACCGCGTCCGCATCTGCCAGCGAAGATAGGACAAACAGCGTATCAGTAGAAAGCGTTTCCCGCGAGGAACTGATGAGCCGGCCGTCTGCCAACCTGGTAGATGCCCTTTCAAACCTTCCCGGCGTTTCACAAATTTCCAGCGGCCCGGCTGTATCGAAACCAGTGATCAGGGGGCTCAGCTATAATCGCGTATTGACGGTAAATAACGGTATTAAACAGGAGGGACAGCAATGGGGCGACGAACATGGGCTTGAATTCGACTTGTTTTCCGCCGACCGGGTTGAGGTACTCCGCGGTCCGGCCAGCCTGTTATACGGCTCGGATGCCATGGGCGGCGTGATCAATATCCTTGACCCTATCCCGCTGCCTGATGGCGAGCTAAAGGGAGCTATTACTTCCAGGTATGCAAGTAATAACGGTTTAACGGGGACCTCCCTGATGCTGGAAGGCAACCAAAAGGGCCTTGTATGGAGGGGAAGAGGGTCCTACCGGAATGCGTTTTCCTATAAAACGCCGGAAGGCTTCGCCCCGAATACCTCTTTTAACGAAACGAGTTTTTCGGGTATGCTTGGCCTTAACAAAAAATGGGGATACAGTCATTTGAACGTATCGGCTTACAAGGGGAACCTGGGTTTCCTTGAACACGAACATGCCGGAGAACACGAACATGCCGGAGAACACGAACATGCTGTGGAACACGATCACGCCGGGGAGGAACACGATCACGCGGAGGAACAGGACGGGTATAACCGGAAAGTAGGGCTTCCCCTGCAGGAAGTAGGGCATATAAAAGCTTCCCTCAGCAATAATTTTATCCTTGGGCCTAACCAGCTGCGCGCCAACCTGGGATTCCAGCAAAACAAGCGGCGGGAGTTCGAACATTCCGCGGACGAGGCGGATATTGCTATGGACCTCGAGACCTGGACAGCCGACCTGAAGTATTTCATGGGCGGAAAAAACGGCTTTGAGCCGGTCGTCGGGCTGTCCGGATCGCGGCAGGAAAACAGCCCGGGCGGGGAGGAACTTCTTATTCCCGCCTATCGGTCAACGGAAGCAGGAGCTTTCGTGTATCTTCGAAAAGAACTTGGATCCTTAGCATTAAATGCCGGCGCAAGATTCGACTACCGGAACGTAAATGTAAAAACAACGGAGAATGCGGCAGGAGAGCAACAGTTCCAGGGCTTTCAGCGGGATTTTTCAAATTTCAGCGGAAGCATCGGCCTGGCCTGGGATCTTGGAAGCGGCTTTTTGCTGAAAGCTAATGCAGGGTCGGCCTTTCGCGCTCCCAATATTTCCGAACTTGCTGCTAACGGAGAACATCACGGAGTGGAACGCTTCGAAACCGGGAACGCTTCCCTTCGCTCTGAGCAAAGTCTTCAGCTGGACGCCAGTATTGGCTATGTTTCCGGGATATTCGGCATGGAACTGAACGGGTACAACAATACCATTTACCATTATATTTACCTTCGGGGCCTGGCCGGCGACAGTATTCAGCATGAGGGCGAAGTCCTGCCGGTTTACCGGTATACACAGGCTAATGCCCGGCTTAGCGGCCTCGAGGCGGTGGTAGATCTGCATCCTTTCCGCTGGCTGCATGTCGGCAGCAGCTTTAGCCTGGTAAGAGGGCAGAACAAGGAAACGGGAAGCGACCTCCCTTTTATCCCCGCTGCGTCCTGGAACAATGAGATAAAAATTGAGCCCGATCTGGGGGCGGCGATGCTGAGCAGCACTTATTTTACGCTGGGGCTTTCCAGTACTTTTGATCAGAAACACGTGGATGCGGCGTTTGAAGTGCCCGCCGCTGGTTATCATCTGGTGAATGCCAGTTTTGGCACGACGCTGTTAACCGGAAGGTTCCCTATAAACGTTTTTATTTCGGCGAATAACCTGTTTAACGTCAAGTATATCAGCCATATGAGCCGTTACAGGGACCTTGGTATCCTGAACGCCGGGCGGAATGTGCAGTTTGGTATACATATTCCCTTCGACCTGAATTAAGGCAGAGCTTGAAAACGGACGGCGCCCCGGAAACGGACAGTACTAGCTTTCGTTCGAAAAGACGGCGGGGAGCGCGGCGGCGGTGATCTTTTCCTGTTCGCCGCTTTTCATATTTTTCAGCGTAAGTTCGCCGGTTTCCATTTCTTCGGGGCCTATAATCAGCACATAAGGAATATTCCGGGCATCGGCATACTTGAATTGCTTTTGCAGTTTAACGGGCGAAGGATAGAGTTCCACGGCAACATCCTTGTTCCGTAACTGCTGCAGCAACTCCAGTGCATATAATTCGCCTTCCTTGTCAAAATTGGTGATCAGGAGGCGTGTGCCAAGTGCTGCAGCGGGAGGAAACAATTTCAATTCTTCCATGACGTCAAAGATCCGGTCGGCGCCGAAAGATATTCCTACGCCGGTAAGGCCGCTCAGGCCGAACATTCCCGTAAGATCATCGTAACGACCGCCGCCGCCGAGGCTGCCCATTTTCACTTCTTCGGAACGCACTTCCAGGATAGCGCCCGTATAATAGTTGAGCCCTCTTGCCAGGGTAATGTCCAGGCTTACCAGCGCCTGGCGCATATTGAAGCGGGAAAGATACGTGAATACGGTTTCCAGCTCCTCGATCCCTTTCAGGCCGGTTTCTGAAGCGGCAAAGCTGCTTTTCAGGTAATCCAGTTTTTCCGGGTTGGTGCCGCCAAGCCCCAGAAATGGGCTGATCTTTTCAATATCCTCCGTAGTGAATCCTTTTGACAGGAGTTCTTTCTCGACGCCGTCAGCCCCGATCTTGTCCAGTTTGTCAATGGCGATGGTCAGGTCCATCATTTTTTCCGGCTTCCCGGTTAGCTCCGCAATGCCGCTGAGGATCTTCCGGTTATTGATCCGAATGGTAAATTCCTTCAGGCCAAGCGTTGACAATACCTGGTCGTAGATAAGGATGAATTCCGCTTCATTCAGGAGGCTTTCGGAACCAACCACGTCGGCATCGCACTGGTAAAACTCCCGGTAGCGCCCCTTCTGCGGCCGGTCTGCCCGCCATACCGGTTGTACCTGGTACCGTTTAAAAGGAAAGGTGATTTCATGCTGATGCATGACCACGTAGCGGGCAAAAGGTACGGTCAGGTCATAGCGAAGTGCCTTTTCCGCTATTTCTGGTGTTAATTTCCTGGAATCTCTTGCTTCAAGGGTGTCCTTACCGGCTTTTGAGAGATAATCACCTGAATTCAGAATCTTGAATATCAACTGATCGCCTTCATCCCCATATTTACCAGTTAATGTATCCAGGTTTTCCATGGCGGGCGTTTCAATAGGCTGAAACCCGAACTTATAAAAAACCGAGCGGATGGTATCGAAAATAAAATTGCGTTTCGCGACCACTTCCGGTGAAAAATCGCGGGTACCTTTGGGAATCGAAGGTTTCAACTTTGCCATGCGGCAAAAATAGGGTTATGATCTTAGCTTTTCAATCAGTTTTTCGCAAGCCTCCCTTATTCCCAGGAAAACGGGTTCGAAAAGCCGGTCTTCAAACCAGGGATCCGTCACGTTTTTTTCCGGCGAATTGGGATCGGCGGCTTCCAGGAATAATTTCACTTTGTTCCGCTCCTCATCATTTTCCGAGAGGGAGATCACATCGCTGTAATTGGTACTGTCCATCACAAAGATATGGTCAAAGCGTCCGAAGTCCCTTTCGCTGAACTTCCGGGCTTTCAAACCGGAAATATCTATCCCATGATTCGCCGCCGTACGGATGGCTCTTTTATCGGGCGCCTCGCCAAGATGCCACCCGCCCGTGCCCGCCGAGTCAATCTCCCAATCCAGCTCCTTTTTTTCGACAAGATGGCGCATTACTCCTTCGGCCATTGGCGAACGGCAGATATTACCCAGGCAAACCATTAATATTTTCATATTTTCCCTACCATGTCTTCCGGCCGTACCCATTGGTCAAATTCCTCGGGGCTTACGTAACCGAGTTCTACGGCGGTTTCTTTCAAGGTTTTATGCTCTTTATGTGCCTTTTGCGCAATCTCGGCCGCTTTATAGTAGCCAATTTTTGTGTTGAGGGCTGTTACCAGCATGAGCGAGTTTTCCAGGTGCTTACGAATGTTTTCGTAAATGGGCTCGATGCCGCGGGCGCATTTTTCTTCGAAGGAAACGCATGCATCCCCGATAAGGCGCGCGGAATGAAGGAAATTATAGATCATTACCGGCTTGAACACATTCAGCTCAAAATGACCCGTGGCTCCGCCGATATTAATGGCTACGTCATTCCCCATCACCTGGGCGGCCA is a window from the Anseongella ginsenosidimutans genome containing:
- a CDS encoding low molecular weight protein-tyrosine-phosphatase, with amino-acid sequence MKILMVCLGNICRSPMAEGVMRHLVEKKELDWEIDSAGTGGWHLGEAPDKRAIRTAANHGIDISGLKARKFSERDFGRFDHIFVMDSTNYSDVISLSENDEERNKVKLFLEAADPNSPEKNVTDPWFEDRLFEPVFLGIREACEKLIEKLRS